TCAAATAACAGCACACACACCCACAGGCGTAGTAAAtaatcaacagcagcaacagcaacaacaattgaagAACATTAGCAACAAGTCCGCACTTGGCAAtagtaacaacaataataacagcaacaacaataacattagCAACAGCGTCGGTGGCGTAAAACTTGTTAACAATTCAACAGGTGTAAGCACTGGCGGTAGTGGCGGTCAGCAGCTGCGCAACTCTTCAGTAGCGAATCACGCcaatcaacaacagcaacgaaaCTCGCCAATAACATGGTCTGCTGTGACAACGGGCAACGACATGACCGGCGGTGGCAAGAGCAGCGGTGGTGGGGGCAAATCATCGGTACCGCCACTCTATCAGAGTCCACAGTTTCAATACGAATTTCCAACGTTAGATGGCACAGTTGGCGGCGGCgccggtggtggtggtggtggcagcGGCGGCAACGCATCGACCCGAAACAAACAGCACCAGCAACAACAGGAGCATTATCATCACCAACAACACCATCATCAGCATTCgaaccaacagcaacaacaccactATCATCAGCAACAACATTCGCAACAAAATCATCACCATCATCAGCAGCACCATCATCatcagccacaacaacaaaatcaccATCCACACCAACGAGACTACAACAACCAGCAGCAACATGGaagtggcggcggcggcggtcgGCACGCACACGATCAGCGTTACGATGCTCACAATTACAAAGATGGCAGCGACGGAGACGGTGGCAGCGATTACTCTTATCaacaacatcatcatcatcaccgcgagcagctgcagcaacaacaacgcgaaCTGAACGAAGTGAGTCTGCGTCCACAAAACGATGCGAGCACCTGGTTACAGCAGCAGGAAAAATCAGGCAAGGGCTCAACAGAAGGCCAGTCGAACCAACAGGGCCAGGGCCACCAGGCGCAGAATGCAAATACTGCAGGTGCAGCAGTGCCGTTGCCTATCCTGCAGTTAATGCCCTCGTTTATGCAGCGCGGTGCACCATTGCCGGCAACTGGCAGCGGTGGCGGGGGAGTTTCTAGTAACGGACCACGCTCTCAAACACCCCCAAACTACCAGAACGGCATTGGTGGCAAAGATACGGGTGGTGGCACATTGCGCTCACAACAACGAGCGTCAGGTGGTAATGGTGGTGGGGCGCAGGATTATCGCTCGGGTTCCCCAGCTGTTAGCAGTTTCCGTGCCGCAACTGCAATACCCAAGAGACCACCACAATTGGCCACACCTCCATTAGGTGGTACGCAAACCCCCAACGGTGGTGTTCGGAAGGATAAAGAATTTATCATAGAACCAGAAGTGGTGCAGATGCAACGACCAATTATACGCGAAGAAGATTTGGAACGTCTAAATGCTATAGCCAACGATGATAGTTGGACCAAACAAGATGATATAGATTACACGAAAAAACTGACTTTCTCAGATGATGAATCGCCTGAAGAGCATACGCCATCGCAGGAGCGCGATCGGCCAGCATTCAGTAAGTCGAGCGGAAGCAGTGGCGGTTCACATGACCTACGCAAGAGCTCCAACGCGAGCAGCGTGAATAACAGCTGGCAACGTAGCGGTAGCATTAAGGACCAACGTGACAGTGCCGAACGCGAAAAATCGGCCGATCGCGAGGATACGCGTCAGCAAAATGGACATCGTAGCAGCGCAGCGGGCAGTATTGCCCTGGATGCGGCCGTGTACGAACGTGTAAAGCAACGTAAAGAGGAGGAGGAACGACGCGAAAAAGAGCGACGTGAAGCGGCTGCCCGCAAATTACAAGAACTCGAAATGAAGATTTATAATAAAAAGGCAGCGAGCGCAGCAGCTGCTGGAGGAGTTGTTGGCTCAACAACTGTGGGCTCTGGTGGGGACGCAGTAGAATTACCGACTCCGCCACCATCCATCGGCGGTGGAAGTGAGGAGGAATTCAATATGCGTCGCAGTGGTGGTAGCAGGGATTACGAACGAGGCAACACACGTGCCGGCTATGATACACGTGATGTGCGTGGAGGCGGCGACTATGTGCGAGGTGAACGTGGTGTTGGCACTGGCAGTGGCGTGGGCACACAAGGTGTTGGCGCTGGTGGAAAACCTATATTTTCTGCACAATTCCAATCTAATTTGCCGCCACGCTTCCAGAAACAGCAGCAAATGCAAGCGCAGCTAGGCGGTCCACCGATTAGCGCTGGCGCATTAAGTGGCAATGGCAAAACGTCCGGTCCGTTGGCTAGTAATTTAGATAAAGCGGGCTCGACTGCTTCCGCCTATGAGCCTGGAGCAGTCCGTTATATGCAAAAGGGAAGTAATGGCGGTGCAGGACCGTTGCAACGTGGTGGACGTGGCGATTATCGCGACAATTATACACGCGGCGGTGGGGGCTATGGGCGTATACGTAATGACAGTGAACGCGACGATGAACCACGCTATCATGGTGGACGTGGAGGACGAGGCGGAGATGATTATATGCGTGGCAATGGTATGTCACAAAATCAGTTGTCACGCAGCATATCGGATACTTCTCAACGTAAAACTAGTGTCTCGTCTAACGACGAGTCTAGCAAGTATGGCGGAAACAGCAGTTTGAATGATTCAAAGGAGTTTGGCAGCGGCGCACTTGTGTCGTCTTGGGCTGAGGAGACAGATGCCGAGTTGAAGCGCCAACGCGAGGAGAGTTTCTCTTCAACGCATAGTCAAGAGTCACTACCCATAAAAATACTGCAACGACCACATACACAGAAGAGTGTGTCGGAGGAGGAAACTTCACCACCTCAGCAGCAACTGCTGCAACAACATACAcactcccaacaacagcaattgcaaTCTCAACAGCAGCTAacgcaccaacaacaactgcatCAACATCAAGCACCGCATCGGCGCAGCGAAAGTGAACAAACAACGCTTTTTGCACCTACTCAAATTTTACGCCGCTCCGAGTCGTCGAGTGATGAGAAACCCAAACAGCCACATCAAACAGGCAGTGGAGACGTAGTCGCAGCAAGTAAAATTAGCGAAGAGAAGAGCGCAACGTTAACAAAGCCGACAGCAGACGTGGAATCTCAACAAAAGAAGCGTAAAGAAAGTGAGAGTAGCAATTCCGCTGCTCCAATCCATTCAGGAGCTAGGAAGGAATCCTTATCGACTGATGATAGCAAGTTGCTGGTTGATGAAAACCGTTCGGCAACATCTTTAACAGCAGTAAGTCAACCGCAGCGTGAGCCGAAAAGACCTAGTCCACGCGGTGGCGCTGTTGGCGGAGGTCGTGATCGTGATCGAGATCGTGACAGAGACCGGGAGCGGGGCCCTCATTCACGCGCTTATCCTGGCTGCCGTGGCGTCCGCGATTGGAATCCTCGTGCTACACGTGGTGGACGTTACTATGGTCCCAATGAACCGCGGTTACCCAGCGAATCAGAACATTCGGAGGATGTCGATGAAGAGGCGTATGGCGGAGGTGGACGACGTGGTGATCGCCAAAGTCCTAAAGTCCCACGAAAAGATCACGGTGGTCACCGCAGCGGCGGCGAAGAACGTAACTCTAAGGAGGGTTTCGCTCCACGTGGTGAACCATCACGTCGTGGTCGTGGAGGTGGTGCGAATATTGGTGATCGCGTCGATCGGGGTGAGCGTGGCGATCGCGGTGATCGTGGGACTTCTTCGTCTTATAGACGTAATGATGGTGGTGGTAGGAGTCAAGGACGACATTATGGCCGACAGCCCTACGATGAACATCATAAAGATCATAAGCGCAGCTCAGAGTCGGAAACAACAGGTGGTGGTAGTGATGTTgataaaactaaacaaaaccAATTAGCACTTAGCGCAGGACTTTCTAAAGTTAAGGACTCCAATGTGACTACGACAACATCTGCAGATGAAAAGACGCGCATACAGTCTGGCGGTAAGCAACAGACTCCTCCACAAAGCGCAGCAAACACTCAACAAAGCAAGAAGGCCGGTTCAGTTGGCGAGCCAGAAAAAAAGGGTGCTCCCACCACTCAACCAAAACAGTTTGGTAGTAACAGCGGAGGTGGGACGCAAGCTCGCAAAGAGAGTACATCGAGCACTAAAACTGATGAGATCGCCGAACGCGATCGTAAATCCGCTTCCAAAGAAAAGGATTTACCCAGTGGCGCGGTGCAACAGACGCAACAGCAGCGCAGCAATAGTTCGGCACAATTGCCCGCAGCGCAACGTAGCAGCTCCAGTGTTGGTGCAAAGAAACAAGATTTACCTATGGCCTCATTGCCCACCTCGCAATCGGCATCCGCTATTGGCCCTAACAAAATCAACCAGCAATCGCAACAACAAACGGTGACGAAACCTCCACCCGGACTAGGGGGCGTCAACAGCGGGGGCAACTTCAAGCCTACAAACAGTGCTTCGCTGCCAAATCAGAGTGTTGCttcgcaacagcaacaacaacaacaaaaacaaaacgtcGAACTACAGAAGAGTAAATCAGATACAAACACCATTACAACGAGTGTGGGACGTCAACAGCCACCCGCACAGCATCGGACTTCCATCAGCGAGATGGACAAAGCAAAATTGGCAGCCGGCGCGAGTGAGAAACAGAATGCGGTTGTCAGCGGGGGCAGCACCCTATTACTAGATGGTGCACCCGTCAATACGATTATCTTTGAGAATACCAACTACAAACAACAAGCGCAAGCAGCGCAGCTTAAACGCTCCTCGGAGTCTTTGAGCTCAGCCGTTAGCAGTGGTGTTAGTGTCTCCGCTGTTGAGACGCTAAGCACGGCGCTTTCGCAGATGTCTTTCACCAAAGGGAACGATTCGACACTGCCTGGCGGCGGCGTTGTGGTATCCGCTGCGGGAGACTACGACAAAGACATGAAGTTGGGCTTCACTTTTGGTGACGCCACTGAAACATACGTCTCGGCGGTGCCTAACAAGTCGCCAAATGATAACGAATCCAAAGTTGTTAGTGTGGTTGCGCAACAGGTAGCTGTCACCGCTGtcggacaacaacaacatcagcaggtgcaccaacaacagcaacaagctcAGAATATTATTTCAACTGCGGAtttgaatatgaaaattgcGAGTGTGAAGAAGGTATGGGAGAGTGTAGCGCCTATGACATCTGAGGCGAGTTCGTCAGCGTTACAGCATCAACAAGTAGCACACCAACAGCAGGCACAGCAACAAGTCCAACAACAGTTGCagcatcaacagcagcaacaacaacaacagcaacaagctcAACAGCAATTAGAGGTGGTTGATCCAAGTGGACATATGTCGGCGGCTGCTTCATTTGTAGCAGCTGTTGCAGCATCGCAAcagcaacatcagcagcagcatATGCCACATTATGCCGTCGCTGCTGTTCCCCTGCAccaacatcaacatcaacacCACTCCCTGTCCTCGCCGGGTCCAGTGCCAAGCGGCTACGGCAGTCATGGCTCACCCTTCGACGTCGCCACACCACTCGATCAGCAGTTCGCACAGAGCGGCAGTATTGTGGTGGGCGGGGCCGATGATCCGACTAGTGTTGTTGGCTATCCCAGTCCACAGCAGACCCAACAACAGCAGGTGCAGTCTGCTGCcgctgcacaacaacaacaacaggtgcTAAAACACCCAGATGTTGTGAAACAGCAGCAGCAGGCGTCTGCTGCCGCAAAACAATTGCAACAGCATCATGGCTCTTCGATGGGTATGTCACCACCTCctaatatgcaacaacaacagcagcaacaacaacaacaacaacaggcacaGCATCAACAATCAGCGGCtgcgcaacagcaacaattgcaCGCAGCACCGCCCTCCTTCTACCAAGCATCACCACAATTCACCGGCATACCCAGTCCCCCAACTGTCGTGTTCAATTCGTCGCAAATGGCACCACCACCCTCACAGGCTGGCCTCTACGCACCATTCCATTCACTCGATCATTCGAGCCGTTCACAATTCTCAGCCGCCGCAGCGGCACACAGTTTCCCCGGTCACTATAGCGCAGCGGCAGCGGCCGCCGGTGGACCCTTTAATGCATATACAATGCAAACGCCACCCAATATGGCTGCTGCACCCACCCCCGAAATGTATTCCAGTCTAACGTCACAGTTTCGCATGGGCGGAGGTCCATCACCTTTCGGTAATCCAAATTCTCAACAGCTAAGCAATCCCAATGCACAAGCAGTGACGATAATTTCCTCTAATTCCAATTCGATGATGTCATCGGTGGGTTCGGTGAAGCCACCACCATCATCGCAACAACTCGGCACGATCGGTTCGAAaggcggcggcggtggtggtCCTTATGCAGCGCAACAATATATGAATCTGTATCCGGGTCCACCACCACAGCATCCACAAGGGGGTCCACCTGGGCCACCTGGCGCACATCAATTGCAATCGAATAGTTACTACTCGAATTCGGCTAGTGGACCGAACGGACCGGCATTCTACGGCGGTCCACCGCCGCCACAAGGCGCAGGCGCCGGTGCGCAAAACTTTGGTCTAGCAGCTGCAGCTGCAGCTGCGGCTGGTCTATATGGCGGACATCAAGGCGGACCGCCCGGTTCGAATGGACCACAAGGCCCACCTGGTCCACAGTCGCAACATACAATGGGCAACTTTAATACACCATTTATGAATTCACAGTTACTGACGGCCGCGAGTATTAATCAATTTCGCGCAGGACCAACGCCTCAGCAGCACGCAGCTGCCGCGGCCGCATATATGAAATCTGGACAAGGACAAAGTCATCTGCAGGACTCGGTATGTAATAGAATAACCttataatttaagatttttttatcaaaacttttttttaataaatttttagatGGGACGCCAACTTAAAAGCCCACTCGGAGCTGACGTCAGTTTAAGCTTGGCCAAACAGGTGCAATCTCAACCCAGTCCACCACACCACAAGAACTATGGCAGCGTAagtgaaaattaattgaaatataacaTGCTGCTCTCATTCTCACTATCGAAATACTAACATGAACTTTCAATATTCGCCCTTTTTTACACAGTGGGATCTGCAAAATCAAGTAAtgcaacaacaagcacagcAACAATCTCaatcacaacagcaacaagccgCGCAGCAACG
The DNA window shown above is from Bactrocera tryoni isolate S06 chromosome 4, CSIRO_BtryS06_freeze2, whole genome shotgun sequence and carries:
- the LOC120773655 gene encoding homeotic protein female sterile — its product is MSTLGGSRGERNAKPKFSALDINRMYKNSRGEPAEPSAQKNQVPRKHGMQSLGKVPSARRPPANLPSLKAEITNSPNTNNNIIPSTGQEVNSTSGGQITAHTPTGVVNNQQQQQQQQLKNISNKSALGNSNNNNNSNNNNISNSVGGVKLVNNSTGVSTGGSGGQQLRNSSVANHANQQQQRNSPITWSAVTTGNDMTGGGKSSGGGGKSSVPPLYQSPQFQYEFPTLDGTVGGGAGGGGGGSGGNASTRNKQHQQQQEHYHHQQHHHQHSNQQQQHHYHQQQHSQQNHHHHQQHHHHQPQQQNHHPHQRDYNNQQQHGSGGGGGRHAHDQRYDAHNYKDGSDGDGGSDYSYQQHHHHHREQLQQQQRELNEVSLRPQNDASTWLQQQEKSGKGSTEGQSNQQGQGHQAQNANTAGAAVPLPILQLMPSFMQRGAPLPATGSGGGGVSSNGPRSQTPPNYQNGIGGKDTGGGTLRSQQRASGGNGGGAQDYRSGSPAVSSFRAATAIPKRPPQLATPPLGGTQTPNGGVRKDKEFIIEPEVVQMQRPIIREEDLERLNAIANDDSWTKQDDIDYTKKLTFSDDESPEEHTPSQERDRPAFSKSSGSSGGSHDLRKSSNASSVNNSWQRSGSIKDQRDSAEREKSADREDTRQQNGHRSSAAGSIALDAAVYERVKQRKEEEERREKERREAAARKLQELEMKIYNKKAASAAAAGGVVGSTTVGSGGDAVELPTPPPSIGGGSEEEFNMRRSGGSRDYERGNTRAGYDTRDVRGGGDYVRGERGVGTGSGVGTQGVGAGGKPIFSAQFQSNLPPRFQKQQQMQAQLGGPPISAGALSGNGKTSGPLASNLDKAGSTASAYEPGAVRYMQKGSNGGAGPLQRGGRGDYRDNYTRGGGGYGRIRNDSERDDEPRYHGGRGGRGGDDYMRGNGMSQNQLSRSISDTSQRKTSVSSNDESSKYGGNSSLNDSKEFGSGALVSSWAEETDAELKRQREESFSSTHSQESLPIKILQRPHTQKSVSEEETSPPQQQLLQQHTHSQQQQLQSQQQLTHQQQLHQHQAPHRRSESEQTTLFAPTQILRRSESSSDEKPKQPHQTGSGDVVAASKISEEKSATLTKPTADVESQQKKRKESESSNSAAPIHSGARKESLSTDDSKLLVDENRSATSLTAVSQPQREPKRPSPRGGAVGGGRDRDRDRDRDRERGPHSRAYPGCRGVRDWNPRATRGGRYYGPNEPRLPSESEHSEDVDEEAYGGGGRRGDRQSPKVPRKDHGGHRSGGEERNSKEGFAPRGEPSRRGRGGGANIGDRVDRGERGDRGDRGTSSSYRRNDGGGRSQGRHYGRQPYDEHHKDHKRSSESETTGGGSDVDKTKQNQLALSAGLSKVKDSNVTTTTSADEKTRIQSGGKQQTPPQSAANTQQSKKAGSVGEPEKKGAPTTQPKQFGSNSGGGTQARKESTSSTKTDEIAERDRKSASKEKDLPSGAVQQTQQQRSNSSAQLPAAQRSSSSVGAKKQDLPMASLPTSQSASAIGPNKINQQSQQQTVTKPPPGLGGVNSGGNFKPTNSASLPNQSVASQQQQQQQKQNVELQKSKSDTNTITTSVGRQQPPAQHRTSISEMDKAKLAAGASEKQNAVVSGGSTLLLDGAPVNTIIFENTNYKQQAQAAQLKRSSESLSSAVSSGVSVSAVETLSTALSQMSFTKGNDSTLPGGGVVVSAAGDYDKDMKLGFTFGDATETYVSAVPNKSPNDNESKVVSVVAQQVAVTAVGQQQHQQVHQQQQQAQNIISTADLNMKIASVKKVWESVAPMTSEASSSALQHQQVAHQQQAQQQVQQQLQHQQQQQQQQQQAQQQLEVVDPSGHMSAAASFVAAVAASQQQHQQQHMPHYAVAAVPLHQHQHQHHSLSSPGPVPSGYGSHGSPFDVATPLDQQFAQSGSIVVGGADDPTSVVGYPSPQQTQQQQVQSAAAAQQQQQVLKHPDVVKQQQQASAAAKQLQQHHGSSMGMSPPPNMQQQQQQQQQQQQAQHQQSAAAQQQQLHAAPPSFYQASPQFTGIPSPPTVVFNSSQMAPPPSQAGLYAPFHSLDHSSRSQFSAAAAAHSFPGHYSAAAAAAGGPFNAYTMQTPPNMAAAPTPEMYSSLTSQFRMGGGPSPFGNPNSQQLSNPNAQAVTIISSNSNSMMSSVGSVKPPPSSQQLGTIGSKGGGGGGPYAAQQYMNLYPGPPPQHPQGGPPGPPGAHQLQSNSYYSNSASGPNGPAFYGGPPPPQGAGAGAQNFGLAAAAAAAAGLYGGHQGGPPGSNGPQGPPGPQSQHTMGNFNTPFMNSQLLTAASINQFRAGPTPQQHAAAAAAYMKSGQGQSHLQDSMGRQLKSPLGADVSLSLAKQVQSQPSPPHHKNYGSWDLQNQVMQQQAQQQSQSQQQQAAQQRAGGVGGVGGGGNVQNMPPGSRGGGPPGVQGGPGGGGVGGQGGQGRYPTPIQRPNNYPQHPQGGPQSQQQQQQQQQQQQSQAGQRPNNMRQGPGGGPPGSGGGNGPQGGVGGPGGHNNGNVGGGPNGGGGQGCGPGGPNNGGGAGGPNGGGQMNKPYYANNAGGGGSRGN